Proteins encoded within one genomic window of Acidithiobacillus sp. AMEEHan:
- a CDS encoding chemotaxis protein gives MASVLREVEERAQLAGTNKFELLVFRLGADAALGSQELFGINVFKVREALVMPKITPMPGAPEHVLGVANIRGQILPVIDLPRVVGCRASGLNILLVTEYERSVQGFAVEDVEEIVRLDWSRVLSAEGAAVGGLVTSLARLDEDEEKARLALVLDVEHILRQVLPSRFKSGDELGQQHSVEIPAGSLILYADDSAVARNQIEKTLHSLGLPFISTKTGKEAWERLQQIAKDARNEGRAITDKVAMVLTDLEMPEMDGFTLTRRIKENENLRALPVVIHSSLSGSANEAHAKSVGADGYVAKFLPDDLARSIANVIHRR, from the coding sequence ATGGCAAGCGTCTTGCGGGAAGTCGAGGAACGCGCCCAGCTCGCGGGTACCAACAAGTTCGAACTACTCGTTTTTCGCCTTGGAGCCGACGCTGCCCTGGGCAGTCAGGAGCTCTTCGGCATCAATGTTTTCAAGGTACGCGAGGCCTTGGTCATGCCCAAGATCACCCCCATGCCGGGGGCGCCGGAGCATGTGCTGGGGGTCGCCAACATCCGTGGGCAGATTCTCCCCGTCATTGATCTGCCAAGGGTGGTAGGTTGTCGGGCGAGCGGACTGAACATTCTATTGGTCACCGAATATGAACGCTCGGTGCAGGGCTTTGCCGTAGAGGACGTGGAAGAAATCGTACGCCTGGACTGGAGCCGGGTGCTTTCCGCCGAAGGCGCCGCGGTCGGCGGGCTGGTCACCAGTCTCGCCCGGCTTGATGAAGATGAGGAAAAGGCCCGGCTGGCATTGGTGCTCGACGTCGAACACATCCTCCGCCAGGTGTTGCCCTCCCGCTTCAAGAGCGGCGATGAGCTCGGTCAACAGCACAGCGTGGAAATCCCCGCCGGCTCGCTCATTCTCTATGCCGATGATTCCGCGGTAGCCCGCAATCAAATCGAAAAAACCTTGCACAGTCTGGGGCTTCCCTTCATCAGCACCAAAACCGGCAAGGAGGCCTGGGAACGCCTGCAACAGATAGCCAAGGACGCGCGTAATGAGGGCCGCGCGATCACCGATAAGGTGGCGATGGTCCTCACCGACCTGGAAATGCCAGAGATGGATGGCTTCACCCTGACGCGCCGCATCAAGGAAAACGAAAACCTGCGTGCGCTGCCGGTGGTCATCCATTCCTCTCTTTCTGGCAGCGCCAACGAGGCCCATGCCAAAAGTGTGGGCGCCGATGGCTATGTCGCCAAGTTCCTGCCGGATGACCTGGCGCGCTCCATCGCCAATGTCATCCATCGCCGATAA
- a CDS encoding methyl-accepting chemotaxis protein — translation MINNPDSLGSLLDACLDGDLETIRLLREDEEFQSSITPICEQQRQRLQQYCQVLDQQTLAYQGTNNIHLLGLAFQDSLQRAELDSQSLLDQADAVIRAVKDSAAAVAANQDLSEHTLRDVQLGNQRLSELIGEMDLVEQAVNGMGKTVQAFLEQTRTITTLAVKVQEIAKQTNLLALNAAIEAARAGEHGRGFAVVADEVKKLAQSSSRAASDIRNAASGINEGAAEVESRVSASIQHLRRGGDSLETVAEVLGMANHSAQRTQENIQSIIAGSAQEIAAAEAMGVHMQTLGGSMRDFDDSFNEIRDCLGKVQKNLEQAAEEAMAGHVPVAVRLSIAKSDHVRWVGKVLEAISNGHSSLGAEELKDEHACRLGMWMDDLNDVTLTQSTEFAALQQVHPQVHKLGLRLLQSVRENDTAAIGKGAEQLKSLSQMVLTQLDKLRDKVLAASAGISGR, via the coding sequence ATGATAAACAATCCAGATTCTCTCGGCTCCCTACTCGATGCCTGCCTCGACGGGGATCTCGAAACCATCAGGCTATTGCGCGAGGACGAGGAATTTCAAAGCTCGATAACGCCTATCTGCGAGCAACAGCGGCAACGACTGCAACAGTATTGTCAGGTTCTCGATCAGCAGACGCTTGCCTACCAAGGAACCAACAACATCCACCTCCTCGGGCTTGCGTTTCAGGACAGCCTGCAACGCGCCGAACTCGACAGCCAGTCTCTGCTCGATCAGGCAGACGCGGTCATTCGCGCGGTCAAGGATTCCGCAGCTGCGGTGGCGGCCAACCAGGATCTGTCTGAACATACCCTGCGAGACGTGCAACTAGGCAACCAGCGCCTATCCGAACTCATCGGTGAAATGGATCTCGTCGAACAGGCGGTGAACGGCATGGGCAAAACAGTCCAGGCCTTTCTGGAGCAGACCCGGACCATCACTACCCTAGCGGTGAAGGTGCAGGAAATTGCCAAACAGACCAACCTGCTGGCGCTCAACGCAGCGATCGAGGCCGCCCGCGCCGGCGAACATGGGCGGGGCTTCGCCGTCGTGGCCGACGAAGTCAAGAAGCTGGCGCAGAGTTCCTCCCGGGCCGCGAGCGACATCCGTAATGCCGCGAGCGGTATCAACGAAGGGGCTGCGGAGGTGGAGAGTCGAGTATCTGCGAGTATCCAGCATCTACGTCGCGGGGGGGATTCCCTTGAGACGGTTGCCGAGGTCTTGGGTATGGCCAATCACTCCGCCCAAAGAACACAGGAAAATATACAGAGCATCATTGCCGGCAGTGCCCAGGAAATCGCCGCCGCCGAGGCCATGGGTGTACACATGCAAACACTGGGTGGATCGATGCGCGATTTCGATGACAGCTTCAATGAGATTCGCGACTGCCTGGGAAAAGTACAAAAAAATCTCGAGCAGGCTGCCGAAGAGGCCATGGCTGGCCACGTCCCCGTTGCCGTACGTCTCAGTATCGCCAAGAGCGACCATGTGCGCTGGGTGGGAAAGGTCCTCGAAGCCATCAGTAACGGCCACTCCAGCCTTGGCGCAGAGGAACTCAAGGATGAACACGCCTGTCGTTTGGGGATGTGGATGGACGATCTGAACGATGTAACACTAACGCAGAGCACGGAATTCGCCGCCCTGCAGCAGGTGCATCCACAAGTACACAAGCTGGGCTTACGTCTGCTGCAATCTGTACGAGAAAACGACACCGCCGCGATTGGCAAGGGTGCGGAACAACTGAAAAGCCTGAGTCAAATGGTACTGACCCAGCTCGACAAGTTGCGCGACAAGGTCCTGGCCGCGAGTGCGGGGATCTCTGGGAGGTAA
- a CDS encoding phosphomannomutase, which yields MAAFGTSGLRGLVTELTDAVVVGHVSAFLRYLQRLGEFQPGTEVYLAGDLRPSTSGILEAAWRGALEVGGKPRYLGRIPSPALAFAGFQARVPSLMVTGSHIPFDRNGIKFNRPRAELSKNDEAGILEAISAPDPEKFTPSAALRQRPQLPDGEGFGLAQYRRRYLDFFVGQPLQGWRVGVYQHSGVARDLLAELVQALGAETVLLGRSEEFVPMDTEALRPEDRILAERWVAEHGLQALLSTDGDADRPMLADETGAWWRGDQLGQICAALLGADGVVTPISSNTGLERSRRFARTLRTRIGSPYVIAGMDQLLAEGCARVVGYEANGGFLLASTLREEGRTLAPLPTRDAILPMLAALVAAAYARRPLSSLLQELPQRHTRSDRVQNFPTERSRELLARYQEGGGNVAAFNEDFSGLRFVGTAVDLTDGIRVQSEADEILHLRPSGNAPELRCYVEAATARRADALLAAAMQRLHSWKSA from the coding sequence ATGGCAGCATTTGGTACGAGTGGTTTGCGGGGACTGGTGACGGAGCTCACCGACGCAGTGGTGGTTGGACATGTGTCGGCGTTCTTGCGCTATCTGCAGAGGTTGGGAGAGTTCCAGCCGGGTACAGAGGTGTATCTGGCTGGGGATTTGCGTCCCAGTACCAGTGGCATCCTCGAAGCGGCTTGGCGGGGCGCTCTGGAGGTCGGCGGAAAGCCCCGCTATTTGGGGCGGATCCCTTCGCCGGCCCTGGCCTTTGCCGGTTTCCAGGCGCGGGTGCCGTCGCTCATGGTGACCGGCAGCCATATCCCCTTCGATCGTAACGGCATCAAGTTCAATCGGCCAAGAGCCGAGCTCAGTAAAAACGATGAAGCTGGCATCCTGGAGGCTATATCTGCGCCCGACCCGGAGAAATTCACGCCTTCTGCTGCGTTGCGGCAACGGCCGCAGTTGCCCGATGGGGAGGGATTCGGGCTCGCCCAATACCGCCGCCGCTACCTCGATTTTTTTGTGGGGCAGCCGCTGCAAGGCTGGCGTGTTGGCGTCTATCAGCACTCGGGGGTGGCGCGGGATCTGTTGGCGGAGCTCGTGCAGGCCTTGGGTGCAGAAACGGTGCTGTTGGGGCGTTCGGAGGAATTTGTGCCCATGGATACCGAGGCTTTGCGCCCGGAAGATCGCATCCTGGCCGAGCGCTGGGTGGCAGAGCACGGCCTACAGGCGTTATTGAGCACCGATGGCGACGCCGATCGACCGATGCTGGCCGACGAGACCGGGGCTTGGTGGCGCGGCGATCAACTGGGGCAGATCTGTGCGGCATTGCTGGGTGCCGACGGGGTGGTGACACCAATTTCGAGCAATACCGGTCTTGAGCGTTCCCGGCGCTTTGCGCGGACACTGCGCACCCGCATCGGTTCTCCCTATGTGATTGCCGGTATGGACCAGTTGCTGGCAGAGGGTTGTGCCCGGGTAGTCGGCTATGAGGCCAATGGCGGTTTTCTGCTCGCCTCAACCCTGCGGGAAGAAGGCCGCACGCTCGCTCCCCTTCCCACTCGGGATGCCATCTTGCCGATGCTCGCCGCGCTGGTGGCGGCGGCGTACGCCCGCAGGCCGCTCTCCAGTCTTCTGCAAGAATTGCCCCAGCGCCATACCCGCAGCGATCGGGTGCAGAATTTCCCTACGGAGCGAAGTCGCGAACTGCTGGCCCGTTACCAGGAGGGGGGTGGCAATGTGGCGGCCTTCAACGAGGATTTTTCGGGTTTGCGTTTTGTCGGCACGGCAGTGGACCTGACTGACGGAATTCGGGTGCAAAGCGAGGCAGATGAAATTCTCCATTTGCGTCCTTCGGGCAATGCCCCCGAGTTGCGCTGCTATGTGGAGGCGGCAACCGCAAGGCGTGCGGATGCCCTGCTGGCGGCGGCCATGCAGCGGCTCCATTCCTGGAAATCTGCCTAG
- a CDS encoding CPBP family intramembrane glutamic endopeptidase — protein sequence MNASWRSLRPGFFLRDNVYALFSLLLSLVLLLTVFQSNAGVDPHFPQHAWAAQETRIALGFFLLTLSAALATHYWRCVQEPLTLLVPGYRRGHHWLFTSILLLLLLLATGYLLYRDATPLGAFLIAGYFILGGIFLGSFQNSVGQKPDSARRVYRLFLLLPLYFPIYFGAFYWTMGTRPVWLSLPIDLVWLWLLWRLLQPEHPPGTWLRGLRAGVRLDLGQWSWLCNKVPHWGIPERWFFPPSLWSRPCYSLLSLGSSQAVVSLLLLFLLERYRFGAALVELFTSAAFVFWALPSLRWGNWFSQAAEWQYAFTLGPWGGNRQSFLQQWIGRFTRHSSVLSLYGLLIPAVTLAILGVAPRTIAAMTFLLFVVQLANARFPLGMATLGIHGATYRLLLSLGLVGNLLLGRTLAELLLHAQGPERASALGLVYGFALCGLLLAWAFTRAGSKRLDTDDWTLIGLRAFRGASREHSWGWPQGLAVMLLFGGLQLLVGVIAAFLWSARVGFVRARNAARLHEHLSPLTAHAIPPMPLHWQIWVGITAYFVSAILLLGYLLYTLSSAQWRGAGPGQLGWRRPDTYWSFLWALLLGLLIAAIYAAQLHWFPAPTHLAPRSMGMFDALHQPGPSRYVVLLLLAPVAPFVEEILFRGAGLAGLRTRLSAFWASVWVTLLFVLIHAPSKVENFHYPLALLPVLLLAIALVWLRLRYRSLWPGVFLHLFWNGTIVVLVLAH from the coding sequence ATGAACGCGAGCTGGCGCAGCCTGCGGCCCGGATTTTTTCTGCGCGACAACGTCTACGCTTTGTTCTCGCTCCTGCTATCTTTGGTACTGTTGCTGACTGTCTTCCAGAGTAATGCGGGGGTGGATCCCCACTTTCCACAGCACGCCTGGGCAGCGCAAGAGACGCGCATAGCGCTGGGTTTTTTTCTGCTGACGCTAAGCGCAGCCCTCGCCACCCACTACTGGCGTTGCGTGCAGGAGCCGCTGACTCTTCTGGTGCCCGGTTATCGACGGGGGCATCACTGGCTCTTTACCAGCATTCTGCTTCTGCTTCTCTTGTTGGCAACTGGCTATCTGCTGTATCGAGACGCTACTCCTCTCGGCGCCTTCCTGATCGCCGGCTATTTCATCCTCGGCGGGATTTTCCTTGGTTCTTTTCAAAACTCGGTCGGCCAAAAGCCGGATTCGGCACGCCGGGTGTACAGATTATTCCTGCTGCTGCCGCTGTATTTTCCGATCTATTTCGGAGCATTCTATTGGACCATGGGCACTCGCCCCGTATGGCTTTCCCTCCCCATTGATCTCGTCTGGCTTTGGCTGCTTTGGCGCTTGTTACAGCCAGAGCATCCGCCGGGAACCTGGCTTCGCGGGCTCCGTGCGGGTGTACGGTTGGATCTTGGGCAGTGGAGCTGGCTGTGCAACAAAGTTCCTCACTGGGGAATTCCCGAGCGCTGGTTTTTCCCACCGAGTCTTTGGTCTCGTCCATGCTACAGCCTCCTTTCCCTCGGGTCGTCCCAGGCTGTCGTGAGTCTTCTCTTGCTGTTTCTCTTGGAGCGATATCGGTTCGGAGCAGCTCTTGTCGAGCTCTTTACCAGCGCGGCTTTCGTATTTTGGGCACTGCCCAGCTTGCGCTGGGGGAACTGGTTCAGCCAAGCCGCAGAATGGCAATATGCGTTTACCCTGGGTCCTTGGGGAGGCAATCGGCAGAGTTTTCTGCAGCAATGGATTGGCCGCTTTACCCGTCATAGTTCTGTGCTGAGTCTATATGGCCTCCTGATTCCGGCTGTGACCCTGGCCATCCTGGGCGTTGCACCCCGTACTATCGCCGCCATGACCTTCCTGCTTTTCGTAGTACAGCTGGCCAATGCCCGTTTTCCCTTGGGGATGGCAACCTTGGGCATCCACGGAGCCACATATAGACTTCTGCTTTCCTTGGGGCTTGTCGGAAATCTCTTGCTCGGCCGGACGCTTGCGGAACTGTTGCTGCATGCGCAGGGACCGGAGCGAGCCAGCGCATTGGGTTTGGTGTATGGCTTTGCGCTTTGCGGACTCTTGCTCGCCTGGGCCTTTACCAGGGCAGGGAGCAAGCGCTTAGATACCGACGATTGGACCTTGATTGGTCTGCGGGCCTTTCGGGGCGCGTCGCGAGAGCATTCCTGGGGCTGGCCGCAGGGTCTTGCCGTGATGCTGCTCTTCGGCGGTCTGCAACTGCTGGTGGGCGTGATCGCCGCCTTTCTTTGGTCGGCCCGCGTCGGTTTCGTGCGCGCTCGAAACGCCGCCAGATTGCATGAGCACCTTTCTCCCCTCACTGCCCACGCCATACCCCCAATGCCCTTGCATTGGCAGATCTGGGTGGGGATCACCGCCTACTTTGTGAGTGCCATCTTGCTCTTGGGCTATCTCCTCTATACCCTTTCGTCTGCTCAGTGGCGTGGCGCCGGTCCCGGCCAACTGGGCTGGCGGCGTCCCGATACCTACTGGTCTTTTCTCTGGGCCCTCCTTCTGGGTTTGCTGATCGCCGCCATCTACGCTGCACAACTGCATTGGTTCCCTGCGCCCACCCATCTTGCACCGCGCAGCATGGGAATGTTCGATGCCCTCCACCAGCCGGGGCCCAGCAGATATGTCGTTCTGTTGCTCCTGGCCCCGGTAGCGCCTTTCGTGGAAGAAATCCTTTTTCGCGGGGCGGGCTTGGCGGGGCTGCGCACACGCCTTTCGGCCTTTTGGGCGAGTGTTTGGGTGACTCTGTTGTTCGTGCTCATTCATGCGCCATCCAAGGTCGAGAATTTTCATTATCCGCTGGCTTTGCTACCGGTGCTCCTGCTCGCCATTGCCTTAGTATGGTTGCGTTTGCGCTATCGCTCTTTGTGGCCGGGAGTTTTTCTGCATCTGTTTTGGAATGGGACCATCGTTGTGCTCGTTCTTGCCCACTGA